Proteins co-encoded in one Anolis carolinensis isolate JA03-04 unplaced genomic scaffold, rAnoCar3.1.pri scaffold_9, whole genome shotgun sequence genomic window:
- the LOC100560716 gene encoding large ribosomal subunit protein eL30-like: protein MVAAKKTKKSLESINSRLQLVMKSGKYVLGYKQTLKMIQQGKAKLVILANNCPALGKSEIEYYAMLAKTGVHHYSGNNIEMGTACGKYYRVCTLAIIDPGDSDIIRSMQEQTAEK, encoded by the coding sequence ATGGTGGCCGCCAAGAAGACGAAAAAGTCCCTGGAGTCCATAAACTCTAGACTTCAATTGGTTATGAAAAGTGGTAAATATGTACTTGGATACAAGCAGACTCTGAAAATGATCCAGCAGGGCAAAGCCAAACTGGTCATCTTGGCCAACAATTGTCCTGCTTTGGGGAAATCAGAAATTGAGTACTATGCAATGTTGGCCAAGACTGGTGTACACCACTATAGTGGCAACAATATTGAAATGGGTACAGCATGTGGAAAATACTACAGAGTATGTACATTGGCCATCATTGATCCAGGTGATTCTGACATCATTCGAAGCATGCAAGAGCAAACTGCAGAAAAATAA